In Candidatus Woesearchaeota archaeon, the genomic window CCAAAATTCTTAGAACTAAATTTGTTCTTATTTCTTCGGGTCTAATGAGAAGAAAACTTAATGTGCCTGGAGAAAAGGAATTTTCAGGCAAAGGCATTAGTTATTGCGCAACATGCGACGCGCCACTGTTCAGGGGTTTTAATGCTGCAGTTATAGGCGGCGGTGACAGTGCTGCATCAGCTGCAATTCTTGCGGCAAAATATGCTAAACAAGTTTACATTATTTACCGTAAAGATAAACTTAAAGCTGAACCATATTGGCAAGACATGATAAAAAGAACAAAAAATATTAAAGTTATGTACAATACCAATGTTACTGAATTCTTAGGGGATAAAATGTTAAAAGGCGCAAAGCTTGACAATGGTAAAGAACTAAAACTTGACGGGGTAATTGTTGAAGTAGGTTCAGTGCCAACGGATATGCTAATTAAAGATTTAAAAGTCAAGACTGATGATAAGGGATATATTATGGTTGATCAGACAATGCAAACAAATATTAAAGGGATATATGCTGCTGGTGACGTTAATAACGCTTCTAACAATTTTAAACAGATTGCAACAGCATTTGGTGAATCTGCCGTTGCAGCTAACGCTGTGTTCATGAATTTACACAAGAATAAGTATTCTTAAATGTCACATTGTATTTCTTACAGAGACTATTACTCGGGCACTGCCCGGAGTCATCCCATTATCGATTAGTATACACACCGGATAATACAATTATTCGGCAAAATTTATATATTCTAAAAATACTAGAAGTATATGAGACTTAATAAACGCATTAAAATCCTGCTCTATGGGGGAACTATGTGGTATTTTGGCGAGGGGATGCTTGGTCCGCTTTTTGCAATATTTACTGAAAGAGTAGGCGGAACTATTTTAGATGTTTCATGGGCATGGGCGACTTACCTTATTTTTGCAGGATTTCTCTACATAATTGTCGGTAAAATAACAGATATCCGCGATAATAAAGAAAAAGTAATGCTGTTTGGCTACGCGCTTAACACATTATTTACTTTTGCATATTTATTAGTTTCTGTTCCATGGCATTTATTTATTGTTCAAGCAGGATTAGGGATTGCCGCCGCAATGGCTACTCCAACATGGAATGCTCTTTATGCAAAACATGAAGATCGAAAAAATGGCGGGTTTCAATGGGGTCTTTCCGGAGGAATGGCTCAAATAATCACGGGAATAGCAGTTATTATTGGGGGTTACATTGTAAGTTATTTTTCATTTACAACATTATTCATGTTAATGGGCACTGTTCAAGCGTTTGCCACATTTATACAATTACAAATAATAACAAATAAATAAATCTAATTCTGCGATTTCTTTGCTTCATGGGCTTAATACGAAAAAGAGTATGGCTTTTTTTGTACATTAAACCCTATATTTTGTTGTATCCGGCAGCTTGCTACCCTAATTAATTAAACGCGCGAAGTTCAAAAATATTTCATAATTTGCAGTGGTTGGGATTTTTATTAATCGAAAATATATTTTAAGTTATTTTTAAGTCAAATTGATTCGCATTGGTGGCACTGGCGTTATGATCACAAAATTTAAGGAATGATTTCGCAGCCATTGTATTTGATATGTTCAAAATCTTTTAAAGAGATTGTATTGTTTTGGATAAGTTCTTTTATATTAGGAAGCGCCTTTCTAAGTTCATCAATCAAATTGTAAATTGTTGGACAAAGGATGTGGTAACCTTCATTTTTCCATGGTTTTAAAATATTTGAGTAAAGGCATCTTCCGCCGCAGGTTTCAAATTCTTTACAAGAAGCGCAGGGTTCTTTGCAGCTCACTTTTTTTAGGCTGTTCGGATCTGTATCTTTAATATGTCCCAAATAATAATCTTTCATGCCAAGCATAATTGGGCAGGGAATGATTACACCGTCTGTCTGTATTGAATAATTAGAATGGCCTGAACCACATCTAAGCCTAGTTGTTTGATTTTTGAGTAAATCATATGTTACATCTAAGAACGGGTACAACTTTAAAACACGATTATTTTGTTTCATATCGTTTATCCAGAATTCTATGAGTTTTTTTATCCCGGGATTATAAGAATTATTTGCCCATTCAATAAAATTACGTTTTTTTAAATCATTCTCCCAAAACATTGCATTGAGTTGCCAATGGATACTTGTGTAACCAATGTTTATTAAGTGTGTAACTGCTTTGTAAATATCTGTGTTTTCCATTACTGCCATTCTTGCAATAATTTCTCCCTTATATCCATTATCTTTTATGTATTGAATATTTTTTAGAACCGTTTCGTAAACAGTATTACCCCTATATCGGTTTGTTAATTCTTTATCACCATCAATTGATGTTAATATTGTGTGAAATTTGTTTGTGCATCTACTTGGCAGTTTGTTAAGATAGATTGCATTAGTTTGAATCATCCACTGTTTAGGGTTGATTTTATCCATTATTTCTTTGATTTTATTTAGATTGCATAATGGTTCTCCTCCATAAAAAGTTAATGTGCAGTCTGGATCTTTATCGCAGAACCTTTTTAAGTCTTGGATGTTGTAATCAATATTTTCAGGATAAGTGATATCAATATTTTCGGGCAATTCATTTACAAAATCATCGCAAGATGCGCCGTAACAATATTCACATTTTAAATTACATTTTGTTGTGAGGATTATATGGTAAAACATAAAAGGCGTGAGTTATTTTGTTATTTATAAAGTTAAGTGAAAACAATAATAGTTTCTCAAGGTTAAACTTTATTCGCGGTGTTTCTTCTTTCGCGCAATCAGGATAGTATACATTTTTTAGATACTTTTATAAATCAAATTAATTATTATTTTTGTATGAAACGCTTTTTAATTATTTTTGGGCTATTACTAATATTTGCCAGTATTGTGTCTGCCGAAACAGTAAAAATAACAAATCCGGTAAATGATTATGCCGATATTTTTACGGCCCAAGAAGAGCAACAATTAAATCAAATTCTTTTAACGATATTTAATTCTAAAATTGCAGAATATTCAATTGTTACAATTAATTCGTTAGAGGGCAAATCAATAGATGGTTACTCTTTAGAGCTTGCTCAAGGGCATTTAGGGGACTCTGAAAAAAATAATGGTTTACTTTTACTAATTGCTCTTGAAGAGAAAAAGTATCGGTTTGAAGTCGGCAGAGGGGTTGAGTATATTATTAACGACGCCAAAATTGGGCGGGTTGGCAGAACTTATATGGTTCCTTATTTTAAGGAAGAACAATATGGGGCCGGAGCTGTCCAAGCTAGCTTAGCTATCCAGGCAATATTACTTGGAGATACAAATTCTACATATTATGTTGATGAACCTGTCAATGCTCGATTTAATCTTCGTATAAACTTAGTTTACATAATATTTATTTTTATAT contains:
- a CDS encoding NAD(P)/FAD-dependent oxidoreductase, with the translated sequence MGIECKPSAGKSKLSPKIYDLVIIGGGPAGMGAAIYASRYKINCVIVSPALGGIIADAHTIENWLGENSISGMDLVKKFAGHVKAQKVPIIEECATKITQNQANPGLYNVYTDTKILRTKFVLISSGLMRRKLNVPGEKEFSGKGISYCATCDAPLFRGFNAAVIGGGDSAASAAILAAKYAKQVYIIYRKDKLKAEPYWQDMIKRTKNIKVMYNTNVTEFLGDKMLKGAKLDNGKELKLDGVIVEVGSVPTDMLIKDLKVKTDDKGYIMVDQTMQTNIKGIYAAGDVNNASNNFKQIATAFGESAVAANAVFMNLHKNKYS
- a CDS encoding MFS transporter, which encodes MRLNKRIKILLYGGTMWYFGEGMLGPLFAIFTERVGGTILDVSWAWATYLIFAGFLYIIVGKITDIRDNKEKVMLFGYALNTLFTFAYLLVSVPWHLFIVQAGLGIAAAMATPTWNALYAKHEDRKNGGFQWGLSGGMAQIITGIAVIIGGYIVSYFSFTTLFMLMGTVQAFATFIQLQIITNK
- a CDS encoding TIGR04084 family radical SAM/SPASM domain-containing protein — encoded protein: MFYHIILTTKCNLKCEYCYGASCDDFVNELPENIDITYPENIDYNIQDLKRFCDKDPDCTLTFYGGEPLCNLNKIKEIMDKINPKQWMIQTNAIYLNKLPSRCTNKFHTILTSIDGDKELTNRYRGNTVYETVLKNIQYIKDNGYKGEIIARMAVMENTDIYKAVTHLINIGYTSIHWQLNAMFWENDLKKRNFIEWANNSYNPGIKKLIEFWINDMKQNNRVLKLYPFLDVTYDLLKNQTTRLRCGSGHSNYSIQTDGVIIPCPIMLGMKDYYLGHIKDTDPNSLKKVSCKEPCASCKEFETCGGRCLYSNILKPWKNEGYHILCPTIYNLIDELRKALPNIKELIQNNTISLKDFEHIKYNGCEIIP
- a CDS encoding TPM domain-containing protein gives rise to the protein MKRFLIIFGLLLIFASIVSAETVKITNPVNDYADIFTAQEEQQLNQILLTIFNSKIAEYSIVTINSLEGKSIDGYSLELAQGHLGDSEKNNGLLLLIALEEKKYRFEVGRGVEYIINDAKIGRVGRTYMVPYFKEEQYGAGAVQASLAIQAILLGDTNSTYYVDEPVNARFNLRINLVYIIFIFILILIPTIIGGFRSKHRKDKYFDAAAGAIILFGGRRRGGSGGGFSGGSFGGFGGGGFGGGGAGGSW